The sequence below is a genomic window from Wyeomyia smithii strain HCP4-BCI-WySm-NY-G18 chromosome 1, ASM2978416v1, whole genome shotgun sequence.
AACAGGAACTAGAGCACTTGCCCACTCGCTAGTGCATTCTTCAATGGCATCCATCCGTTTGTACCTCTCTAACTCTGCTTCCATCTCCGCCTGTACTGCAGGCGAACATCGGTACAACGGTTGCCGACACGGTTTTGCCTCCTCTCGGAGCACAATTTCATGCTTCAGCAACGATGTTCTCCCCAGTCTGTTTTCGGTCGTGCAAGGGAACATCTTAATGACTTTCACCAAACTTTCCCGCTCCTCTACCGTCAGATCATGTTCGGTCTCAACCGTTTCGGGGGTCGTTTTCGACGGCTCTGGCAATTCCAACGCCGGAATATCCAGCGTCTCATCTGGCCCCATCGGTTTCAAGGCGGGTAACGTCGTGATCGATTTCCCTGCTGCCGGCGTAATATCTTGTGTTGTTGACTCGATAGCAGTGATTAACTCGAATCCGTTATCTCCCTGAATCATTGGCTGAATACCAAACTTTCTCCAGAAGTTATATCCCAAAATTAGGTTCTGTGAGACTTGAGGAACAACTAGAATAGGCAGAACATTTGTCACCCCTCGAAATCGTACGGGCAGCTGCACGTATCCCAAGCTCTCGTGAACGGTTTTATCGGCGGTCACTATTTTCAAAGGACTGGTCTGAAGTTTTAGACCGTTTCGTTCAGCAATGTCAGGGATGTTCGTCACACTGACACTGGCTCCCGAATCTAGCAGTGCGTCATATACTTGGTCGAAAATGTGTACCGTAATGTGCGGACAACTCTCGGTCTGAACTCGCACCTCACACACTTTCTGGAGTAGATCGTCAAAACCTTCATTGGGAACGTCTCTGTCAGTTGGAATGCGGTTGTTCCCATTTTTGCATTCCTGACTTAGTTTTCCGACCTTCTGTTTGCAGAAACTCGCGGGTGGATGTCGCAGTTACTGGACACCTTCCCGGGATTCCCACAAATGTAGCAGAAAACTCTTTTTTCTTCGGAACAATGTCTCCAGACATGCCCCGCCTTACGACAGTTCCAACACAACGGGCCCAAGCGCTCCGTTCCGTGTGCTGGTTGCTGCCGCACTGGTCGGGTTTCCGCTGGAAGGTTGGCTGACTCAACAGGTTTCCTTCGCTGCTCACCTTTCCGTCCAATAAAATTGACCTCTTCCGCCTCCGAATACGACTCGTCGCTGGTACGGTTCTCCACTTCGATCTGATGGACTCGATTGGGGGGTCGAGCTGGTACATCCCGATTCTGTCGAAAGGTGGGATCGTACGCATCGATGCGATAAGCATAATATTCGAGCTTTCGTAAATCTCGAACCGTCTTGCAGGCCAATTTCGATTGGTAATGCGGTCGCATGTTGTCCCAAATCACCTCGAAGAGACGGTGCTGGTCCAACGGTGTGGTCAACAATTTGTTGAGTCGCTCGATCTCCATCTTAAACGAAAGAAAGGTTTCATTCCGATGCTGTTTCCGCTGGTAAATCCGCTGCCGATTCCCTTGGTCCTTATTGGGGTTACCGTACATGTACCGTATCCTTTCTTCAAAGTCCTCCCAAGTGAGAAACTCGTCAGAATAGCATAGGTACCAGTCATAAGCTTCCCCTCTAAGGATCGTATGGATTCGTTGCAGAAGTACGTCGTCCGCAATGCGATCCATATGCGCTAAGCGACGGATTTTGTGGAGAAAATCTTCTAATGGCCGTTGCCGACTATCGCCACTGAAGGTCAAATGCCACTTTTCCATTCGGCGGTCAGCGTTTTGAATTTCGGCGTCGCTAATTCGCCGCTCCCTTCGGCTATCTCGCCTGCGATGCGGACTGAACACGTTATCATCCGTGAGAGAGCTGTCGTTGTCGCTAGAATCCCAGCGCTCACGCTCGACTCTGGGGCGATGATCCCTGCGTCCACTATCTGGATCTGGCGAAAACCGGTTCCGGTCCCTCCGGTCTGCCCCGGTATCGCCTCTCTGACGACTACTGGCATCACGATCGTGTCTGGGGCGATGCTCCCTACGTTCACGATCTGGATCCGGTGAATATCGGTCCCGATTCCGCCGGTCTACCCCGATATCACCTCCCTGACGATCCCGCGATAAGTCGCGTCGAACACGCTCAGGTTCATAACGGTCCCATCGGTTTTGCTCGCGTTGTTCCGCCCACGGATTGTTGAGGTCTAGAGGAAAAATCATCGAATGCCGTTCCCGTGGCTTCTCTCTCACTTTTTGGAATTTTGTCGGACCACCCTCTGAGGCTATCCGCTCGACGCGCGGGGGCGCACTCTGGCGTGAACCTTCCATTCGTGCCTTCGCCAGTTCCCTTTCCAAACTCGCAATGCGCTCCAGGAGTGCCTGGTCCTCGGACTGTTTTGGAGTTACGGCTGGATCCCGATTCCCTGGAGGTTGCTTCGGGTATGCACCACTCGAAGGATCACGTCGCAAGGCTTCGGCGATTCCGCGTTGTAACTCCTCCAACGAATAACCACCTACTGCACCTCCGTTTGCGTCATCCAACTCCGTCGACAAGTTTCGGCGCGCATCTAACGCTTTTGTCCTACCCTTTTTCTCGTCGGTAACCTTTTTCCCATTAGCTCTGTTCAAAACCTCCCGAATGGAGCCACACAATTCCCGTCGCATTTTCTCCGAGCGAGCATCGGGTGCTTGGCTTCTAGCCGCTCGCATAGCGTAGTGGATCAACCGGGACATGACCCGATCATCCACGCCGCGACCCAATTTCTTCTCCAAATCATAGACCTTACCCGCGATATAGTCAAACTCCTGCTCGATGGTGTAGGGCGACGGGTAGTCTCGCTTTTCGCGGATATCGTCGTGGAAGAGATTCCGCAAAAGGCGATATTTAGCCTCTGGCTCAGTAGCCATAACATTTCTCTTACCGCGGATTAATAGTTCGTAATCAACCTCTTCGTTAGTGAGGTGATCAGCGTGTGGAAATCTGTGCGACATCGCGACAGTATCCattaaaatcagaaaacaataaattatagaaaaaatttatatgataataGAATTTACCAAGATTTGAATAGTAAATAAGATAATATTAAAATAATATGGTACCAAATAATTATGCAAATATAGCACTTACACTTCCCAATaatcaatatttattttgtatatAATCTGTTTAATGTAGAAAATAATTCTTGAAGAAATAGGACGAATACACCATAAGAATTTATATAACTACCCAAGACAGcgcaaataaatatttctaaTGAAAATGTGAACCTAAACTATTTCCCAGAGAAATCCTAATAAATACTAAAAGATAACTAAGTTTTCCCAAAACGTGGCCCCACGTTGGGCGCCAAAATGTAGCGGGCCGGAAAGCCACACTCTCAAATCCGCGGTTCCGCTCCCCGTATCTTCAAGCAAGTGGCTTAAGCGCCACCTCAAAAAGGACCACTTGCCTGTCTTGGCTTGCCCGGCCAGAAACTCCGCCTCAGGGCGGGTCAGGGTGATAAACTGAGGGAAAACGAAAAGGCAGATGCACTTCACTAAGGTACTCAGTCTCATGCGTTTCAATACCGAagaaattcgcgaaaatactCCTAAAACCTCAAACACCGAACTCGTGATTCTCCTCACTGGACCAATTCTGAGCAATCAGATTGCTGCCCAGTTCAGCGTAACCAGAGTGCGGGGACTGTTTTCCCAGGCAGTCCACCTGGAGtaccaaaacaaacaaactaGAACGAACGCGAGACGTGAGACACCTTAGAATACCTaaatcatcaaaaacatcaCTTCAACAACAGGGAAACGCACTATCTTACTTTTACAATTATATTTACAAGCATGCTTCGTTTTACTACTAACTAAATTTTGGCCATCTATAACTAGCTCACTAACCTATAGTGTGCGTGGGTGTATTCTATTGGCTATGCCATAAAGCTATCTTTCAAAGGTGGGGGTCTTGGCTGAACTTTACTCTGCGCAGAGATTTATTTCTAGCGTACTCACTCTTATGGCGGCTACTCACACCTCTCCTTTCTAGCCGTCGTTCAGCATCCAACGGTACTTAGCGGCGATCTACTGCAAACGGCGTCCAACAGCAATCACCGCACCATCCGGGTACGGTCGTGTTTTAGCGATGGCGTCGGTTCTATATTGGCTGCATATGCCGATCAGTCCGATCAGCGACTCAGCATGGGCCGCCCTAGTGTGCGGCGGCTGGTAGAATGGGCCTTGTCCTGGCTGACGGCGTGTCCCAGAAGTGTGCGGTAGGAGGGAGGATGTACTTTGCTGGCGGTGGGTTTATGGCTTCGCCAAGCGCTTTCGAATCTATCAATAAAAGCCGTCGAACGGCTGTTCGACGCCGTTAGCCATAAATATTAGCCAAACCCAATTATGCGTTACCTTATTTTTCCACCACACTTGCTCGCAAAGTCTCCACCAAATAGTCTTCTCCTAACTGCGCTAACCCTAATAACGAAACAACATTTAACATAACTAACTAATCTAAAGCTAGTCTCACTCTAACAAAAACCTTCGAAAATTGCGGAACAAACATAAAACACGCACTCTGATATCGGTCGCTGCTCAGTTATATCTGATCGAAGCGAGATTGGTTTGCTCCTCAGATCAAACGAGATTTTGAGTTTGAAACCGGAAATTTTGCAACGAACTTCCACGGCAAATTCCAACCCGAGTTTACATCTCCCTTTcccattagattcatgcatctaaCCATTTCATTTCCCGAGTTTAATGACCTGCGCTGGCTGGGATTTTACCAATAAAAATCAGCAAGTAAGTCGCAGATTCGTGCTTGAGATTTTGGGTTGCGTCACCGCGAATGAGAGGCTAAAGGAAGAGCAAATATTCAAACGGCTAACTCGTACGCAAGGTGTAATTGCGCCTGGTTAGCCAACTAACCATGATCTTTATAGTAGATCAGCTATAAATTCGAAAATTGACGAAGAATAATTATGCAAATTTAATTCACCAACATGATTGCTACACAAGtttgtggaaaaaataacgataaagaattacagtttttaaacaaaaatgtatattcacagaaaatttaaaatggacattaaaaaaacagagtgtagagttcaaaaataaacaacgcattttatctgtacaatgaacctaatttatacgtacgaattttgttgtccccggtggtgcagtgtattttgcggcacccgaataatcatattgaatctgatatttgctactatacgaaacaagaagaagaaggagacaattcaaacggcaattcgattgtgtttcagatcgcaaaacgatacctacgcgttaacccaacaggCCCCAACGACTGGAGGAAGGTAAAAGTCATCGCTATTcataaacccggaaaacctgcctctgatcacaattcttataggccgattgctatgctctcttgcgtCCGGaagttaatggagaaaatgatcctcttacggttagacaaatgggtcgaaacaaacggtttactttcagatactcaatttggccttcgccggggcaaaggaacgaacgattgcctagcgttgctttctactgaaattcaactcgcctttgcccggaaagaacaaatggcttgtacattcttggatattaagagGGCTTTTGTGTttcagatcgcaaaacgatacctacgcgttaacccaacaggCCCCCCTGTGCGTctacagcggcaatgtagtcttcacttggcttggctgctcacaaatgaatatcgagttcaactgcactgatagatgacgagtgaccagcgctctattcatacatttctcggtgcagtactgttggcagcatgttttccttcaagacatcagttttaataacattctaaccgCAGAACGTAGAACTGTCTGATATTGGAGGTTGTTACggactttccgaaaaagcttcaccttcaagacatcaaaattgtCTAggcctattgggacggggggattctgtcaaattttttttgctactgctatacaggatatcacagcaggcagttggtgtctattcatgaagtctgtgccaggcgtgctcgcatgtgattggtacattgttcgtgaaaattcgaccttgaaacttttgtgaaattttcactgtttaacaaagaaatgataatgataactgaggaatcacaaaattgtcattttatcaatccaacgacatattgattattgtaatctaTCATGTGGTtccatcagtattaccgtttgaaatctttcattccaacgttacaccttggttttagtttccgcagaatgtatctcgatatagtgcggttagacgtagtcctacgtcaaaagaactccagtcgaaacacaaatagattaTATATCtcaattagttttaagcaagaattgtatctcccctcctctcacctttaatccccactagctcgtagtcggccgcgagataaaaaaaaaagtgcctccctccttttcctgctaatctagaattaataaaaagtgtacttggctcagttaaacataacattgtatcgtgccgtgtcaaataaaccatattgaaccaacgaacaattttcactcaaaaacttacttttaatgagATACTTTAGAATCAACTCAAATATCTTGatgaaggcatagcgagatatgatatcaaaactttatgatattttcatatgcatgtttgaaacgtgaatatctttcgaataacacgataagttctcatagctaaatatgttattgatgttATGCTCTTCTGCCCGGGGACCAATTTTCCCGACCTCCACCC
It includes:
- the LOC129717160 gene encoding uncharacterized protein LOC129717160 produces the protein MSHRFPHADHLTNEEVDYELLIRGKRNVMATEPEAKYRLLRNLFHDDIREKRDYPSPYTIEQEFDYIAGKVYDLEKKLGRGVDDRVMSRLIHYAMRAARSQAPDARSEKMRRELCGSIREVLNRANGKKVTDEKKGRTKALDARRNLSTELDDANGGAVGGYSLEELQRGIAEALRRDPSSGAYPKQPPGNRDPAVTPKQSEDQALLERIASLERELAKARMEGSRQSAPPRVERIASEGGPTKFQKVREKPRERHSMIFPLDLNNPWAEQREQNRWDRYEPERVRRDLSRDRQGGDIGVDRRNRDRYSPDPDRERREHRPRHDRDASSRQRGDTGADRRDRNRFSPDPDSGRRDHRPRVERERWDSSDNDSSLTDDNVFSPHRRRDSRRERRISDAEIQNADRRMEKWHLTFSGDSRQRPLEDFLHKIRRLAHMDRIADDVLLQRIHTILRGEAYDWYLCYSDEFLTWEDFEERIRYMYGNPNKDQGNRQRIYQRKQHRNETFLSFKMEIERLNKLLTTPLDQHRLFEVIWDNMRPHYQSKLACKTVRDLRKLEYYAYRIDAYDPTFRQNRDVPARPPNRVHQIEVENRTSDESYSEAEEVNFIGRKGEQRRKPVESANLPAETRPVRQQPAHGTERLGPLCWNCRKAGHVWRHCSEEKRKVGKLSQECKNGNNRIPTDRDVPNEGFDDLLQKVCEVRVQTESCPHITVHIFDQVYDALLDSGASVSVTNIPDIAERNGLKLQTSPLKIVTADKTVHESLGYVQLPVRFRGVTNVLPILVVPQVSQNLILGYNFWRKFGIQPMIQGDNGFELITAIESTTQDITPAAGKSITTLPALKPMGPDETLDIPALELPEPSKTTPETVETEHDLTVEERESLVKVIKMFPCTTENRLGRTSLLKHEIVLREEAKPCRQPLYRCSPAVQAEMEAELERYKRMDAIEECTSEWASALVPVRKTNGKLRVCLDSRRINAWTKKDSYPMRNMGGIFHRLGKAKYYSVVDLKDAYFQIPLKEECRDYTAFRTPQGLFRFKVCPFGLTNAPFTMCRLMDRVIGFDLEPNVFVYLDDIVIATKTFEDHVRLLRTVAERLARANLTISLDKSRFCRKQVTYLGYLLTEEGVAIDNSRIAPILNYARPRNVKDIRRLLGLAGFYQRFIREYSRIVAPISDLLKKSRAKFVWTEAAEAAFGELKAALVSAPILGNPDFSLPFSIESDASDNAVGAALIQHHGNVPKVVAYFSKKLSSTQRKYASVEKECLGVLLAIEHFRHFVEGTRFKVVTDARGLLWLFSIGVESGNAKLLRWALKIQSYDIELEYRKGKSNILADCLSRSVETISVQAVDVEQQDLANKIQQEPAKYPDFRVANGEIWKFVKVDGGVEDPRFQWKRYPAKAERTEIVRTVHERAHLGFEKTLNAVRERFYWPYMSSEVKRICQTCLTCQMSKASNQNTTPPMANQKKIAQYPWQFLAMDYVGPLPTSGKNLNTCLLVVTDLFSKFVIVQPFRQATAESLVNFVENSLFLLFGVPEVILSDNGSQFTSSLINDLLTRYHATHWRTPNYHPQVNDTERVNRVITTAIRACIKKDHKEWANNLQQIANAVRNSVHEATHYTPYFVMFGRNMVSDGREYRHLRDAPTPSNDKIVDEEREKMLEDVRKNLKTAYEKHSSYYNLRSNANCPTYSVGEQVLKKNTEQSDKGKGFCAKLAPKYIPAVVDCLGKQSPHSGYAELGSNLIAQNWSSEENHEFGV